Genomic DNA from Pongo pygmaeus isolate AG05252 chromosome 16, NHGRI_mPonPyg2-v2.0_pri, whole genome shotgun sequence:
gggtctcagaaTTTGTCAAATGTGTAAAATTTATAGCCAGATGTAGGGTAGGGGTGGCCTACTTTctctaaagggccagatagtaaatattttaaggccTCAATGGACCCTATGGTCTCTGTCATAGCCATGGGACCTTGCAGCTGTAGTGCCAAAGTAGCCACAGACAATACTGCGTCAGCGGGCAGGGGACGTTCATTCTGTAAAGTTTATTTATGGACACAAAAGATGAAGTCCTCAGAATGTTTGCAAGTCACAAAAcactgttttccttttgattgtttttcaattattaaaaaatataaaatacggtggccgggcatggtggctcacacctgtaatcccagcacttttagaggccgaggcaggtggatcacctgaggtcaggagttcgagaccagcctggccaacatggtgaaaccccatctctactaaaaacaaaaaattagccgggcatggtgatgcacgcctgtaatcccagctcctcggaggctgaggcacgagaatcacttgaacctgggagaatcgcttgaacctgggaggcagaggttgtggtgagccaagactctgtctcaaaacaacaacaaaagtaaaatactttCTCTGCTTTCAGACCATACACAAAGAGGCTGTGGGCTGGGTTTGGCCAGTGGGCTGTGGTTagtgaccacacacacacaacacacacacacacacacacacacacatagggcAGAGTGTGGCATTTAGAGCCAGCACCTGTGTTCTCACCTGAGCTGTGTTCCTGGCTGGGTTCTACTCTGTATTCTGTGACATGAGGTGTCTACCTTGGTAAACTGGACGCTGTTTTAGCTTGCATTCCCACTGGCAATCTGTCACGTTTCTGTTGCTCTGTGTCTTTGTTAGCACTTGATGTTATCAGTGTTTTTCAATTGAGCCATTCTAACAAGTCTAGTGGgatctcattgcggttttaatTGCACTTCCGTAATGGCTAAGGATGCTGAATATCATGTTCTTTTTTGCCACTCTTGTATCCTCTGTGAAGTtcctgttcagatcttttgcacaGAAAAAGCTGTATCATGGAACCAGTAAAATAACCAAGGAGAGGTTGATTAAAGTTCTGTTTATAACCCTAGAAGATTCCTGCCCTAGGGATATGGGATGGCTGAACATAGGACACCGACATTGCACAGATGAAATAGCGGTTTATTAGTCACACATGCTCAcagccctgggggtgggggacaccGCATGCCACATGGGGGCTGCACTTGGGAACAGAGTGAACCACCAGGGGCTGTGGGAGACATATTTTGTAGTAACAGGAGGGTGAGGTGACCTTGCTTCCCATGGGAAGATGTGATTGGCTTGTTTGAATATCTCTGGGCCGGCAGGGATGAGCAGGCTGGGGTCGGGTCTCCATGATAAGGAGGTTGTTTGGCTTTGGGATCTTATACCTGAGAGCAGAGCTCCAGGGAGACCTTGTGGTTAGGCTATTGAGGCCTTCTTGATTTTACCGATCTCAAGGCAGCACATAATATTTGGTCTTAATTTCAGGCCACAGAAGACATTCTTCTATATCTACTTTCTGTGGCACTTTTCAAAAGGTTTTGTCCTTAGTGTTTAGCAGCTGATCATGATGTGCCTCGTCATGGCTTCCTTTAGGATATCTTGTGTGGGCTTTGCACAGATTCTTCAATCTGCCTAGGTTTATGTCATTTGCCGAACctaggaagttttcagccattagttctttggatatttttttcagcattcaCCTTTTCTCTGCTGTTATTAACGTGTGGGGTCTGTGCTAATTCTAGGTAGTTAGTTTCAAAATTGAATTGCACTGTGGGACACACAGCTGGGTGTCGCAGAgaactggagaattgcttggtgcAAAATTCCatacatttggtgtcagaaatgTTGTAAACAGAGGAACTGTTTCCTTAGAGATTTTTAGATACTCATTATTTGTAATCTGGATGGGATATCATGTTTTTCACCGACTGagatacatttttctaattatgttgTTTAGATGTTTAGTCACAGCCTTCTGTGATGGAAGGTGTTTAGACTTCAAGGTTCAggttatttctctcttctcttcgcTTACTATGTAAGGAGTTTTATGACAGTTGTTTTTGACTGAAACTTTACATTCAGTGGCCTAAAGTCATTTTTCTCAGCTTTTCCTTTTTGTCCCAGTGCTCTTGAATTATGCTATCAGTGACAGTGCCCCTGCATAGCAGTGCTTCCCGGTTGGCAGTGGAGTAGGGCCTTGTAAAGAGTTAAAAGATTTTTGAATTGTACTCCTTTTCTACACCCTCCATTTTCCCATGGGTACGCAAGCACTGGGACTCACTGGATAAAAGCAATTGGTGTGAAATTGAAGTAGGTAAATATCAAAAACTAAGTTTCTCAGTTGTGAAATCTACTAGGAAGttaatgaaatatcattttgGAAGACACActttaaataatttgatatattggtttctttttttttttttttccagatggagtcttgctctgtttcccaggctggagtgcagtggtgccatctcagctcactgcaagctctgcctcccaggttcacgccatggtcctgcctcagcctcccgtgtagctggaactataggcgtccaccatcatacctggccatttttttgtacttttagtagagacagggtttcatcgtgttaaccAACAttgtctccatcttctgacctcgtgatccacccacctcggcctcttagagtgctgggatcacaggcgtaagccaccactcctggccgaTATATTGGTTTGTTTATGAAAATTATACTGGATCTGTTACAGGTATgattgatgtattttatttttaagttgtcaAACATTCAGTTAATGATGTGTGTTGTAACTTTTCGGGGAGGGACATTTGCAGAGACTAATGGTATGGCATTCTGAAAAGCgattacagattaaaaaaattttaattctgcAGATGATAGTGTCGAATCAAgtggaacaaagaaagaagatctggatgacaaagagaaaaaagatgaaactcCTGCACCTGTATATAGGGCCAAGTCAATTCTGGAGAGCTGGGTATGGAGTAAGCAACCAGGTAATCTTTGATCAGAGATAGAAATTAGTATAGACATTTTGCCTCCAGATCCTCAGGTGGTTTTAGAAATTGGTTCTCTAATTCTGTAGGAGGAGGTTGATACTGGTATAGTCTTACGCATCATTGAAACTGGAAAAGATAGCTATTCTTCTGCTTATGTTTTGGATAATGAGATAAATTATTTCATGCTTCACACACTTGGAGTATGTCATCTACTGTAATATAGTATCTGAATGaacactttaaataaaatacatttctgtaagttaattgtatactttaaaaatctctgaaaaatTTGAGTAGCAAGTCTCAGAAACTtgattctaaatattaaaaatatatccttcCTTGGGAGGGAGCGTGTAGTAAACATGTTAAGTGTGATTGTAAGCATACTGTCTTTCTGGAGGTCGCTTTGTTCCTGCATCCACTGCTTTCATTTCAGGGATGTTCATGGAACACCAGGCACGAAAGGGCCAGAAGCATCCCCCTGCAGGACCAGCACTTGGCCCTGGCCATCCTGCTGGAGCTGGCTGTGCAGAGAGGCACGTTGAGGTGAGGGCTGCCGCAGACTGGAAATGCTTTGGGGAAGCACCTCTGTGTCCAAATACCTGTTGCGTTGTGTGCATTTCACTAAATCGTGTGTGACTGCAGCAGATGTGGTGCTCTGTAACCAGAGAACCATGTCCCAGAGCTCGCTCTCTCTttaccttttcttctcttcctcttttatgCTCAGTTTTCTAGCCTGggaactgttcttttttttttctttcagtttttctcatttaattatttttattccatgaatTTAAGATCCTAGAAGTTCCATGTAAACGTGCTCTTTGAGCTTCTTAACTGGTCTTTCCTATCAGCAGAAGGCAATGTCTTATGCTAAAGTCTCGGTGTCAATTCAGTGATTTAATTACCACGGCTttactttcatttcctttaataTCCCAAGTATTGCTTCACTTCTATCTagctgtttgcttttatttttgatcaaccatgaagaaaagaagttaatCTGTTTTTACAAggaataaatatgttttctcctTTAGCCAAATGTTGTCTGCCATCCTGTTGTTGCTTCAGCTGTGGGACAGCGGGGCACAGGAGACTGACAATGAGCGTTCTGCCCAGGGCACCAGTGCCCCACTTTTGCCCTTGCTGCAAAGGTTCCAGAGCATCATTTGCAGGAAGGATATGCCTCACTCCAACGGCGACATGTACGTGAGTGTCATGATGGAACTTTGTGTGTAGGTGGCACTTGAGTCTACTTATTTTTCACGCAAGACCAGCGTGTGTGTCCGCGGCAGTGTTTTTCTCTggcatgtgtgtgtttggtggTAACAGCAGCGAGTCAGATTAGACAGGTATAGGAGGTCACTTGTTTGTGGAGAAGACTCGGATCAGTGAGCACCGACTTCCTTGTCAGCACAGAACCAAGCTTGAAACACGCACTTTTAAATCAATACCAGAAAAGAATGACGAAAAGAGCGGCCTGCTTTGTTGGTCCTTCCTATGTACTGGGCTCTGTGAagggcatatcacttgagctgTCACTCTGTTTAGTACCAGCTCCCCCCTTAACAGGTGTGGATGCCGAGCTGGGGGAGGAGCAGGCGTGTGGGGCCCTGGGCCTAAACCTCCAGGACTGCTGGTCTTTACAGGTCAAGTACAAGTTGGATTTTGCATCTTTTTGGGAAAGTCTTAGGCATTTCAATATCATGCTTtggtttaatttttctattatttggcaGTCTTTAAGCTAATGATAATAGGACTCTTCTGCCTTTAGAAGAATTAGAACTATGATTTAATTTGCAAATGAAAGTCGGCGTTCTCCAGAGTGGGCAATGTTTAGATTAAAATAAAGGTTTTGGTTTTAGATTTCAAGGCCAGCTTGATATGCTGTGCTGGGTTCCCACAGAGGTGCTTCTGCCTTTCTCCAGGGCTCCTAGGCCTGTAGGGTGGTTTGCTCATGTTAGTAATCTGTGTGGATTCAACTTACCTGTGGTATCATAAATGTATACACGCACAGTCAATGTTGTGTACATGTATACTGCAAATTTAGACATTTACACAGTTTATATGCTGCACAAATACATAGCTGTATAGTATAACTGTATCATCAGCATTGTCATTTGATGGGTCAAATGAGTCAATACCAACATATAAAGAGTGGGTAAAGGCTAACTGTGTTACTTTAATTTTTCCCAccatttctgaatgtttgtttacttttcctttctaGCTTTTGTCTGGCCCTCTGAGCCCCAGTGAGAGTTTCCTGAGGTACCTCACCCTTCCACAAGACAACGAGCTTGCCATTGATCTGCAACAAATGGCGGTTTTTGTCACGGCCCTTTTAGACCGTCTGGCTATACCCTGTAGATGCCTTTGCCGTATAGCTCTCCAACATCTCATAAGGTGTGTGTGCAAGAACCCTGTTCTCCATGTGTTTTGTAGCTAGTACCACTTGTAGGTTCTCATCCTGGGCCTGTGTGGAGACTTGCTTTTTCTGATATTGGTAGGGGGAGCTGGCCTGTGGTTTTTAAACATGTTTGCAGTTGAAGGTGTTATCCGTGTTGAGAGTGAATGATGAGCAAGCTGAGGCACACAGGCCTGGGGACCCAACCTGGGGGCCCAGGTTCCAGGTTCAGGTGGCACAGTCCCAAAGAGCTCCCCTTTATCCACAGTCCCAGGCCCTCCCACCTTCTGCAGGGGGTTCCACAGCCTTCTTTATACTCTGAACGTGGGCTGTGTTAGTATGTAATGCTGGTTATAGCAGTGacagtataattatatattatatctgttatgtaaTAGTAATGGTAATAGTAGTGATTTGCACGTGTGGAGCACCTGTAGGGTGCAGGCCTGCTGAGGACCTCATGCACGCTGTTGTATCTCATTATGTCAATGAGAAAACTGCTTTTGCTAATGGTAGTGAACTTTGTCAGTGTAGAACAGTAATCCTAGTTTTGAATGCAGattttgctaacattttatttctagtatgaagagcatttattttgttttacagtcattaaaaaaaaaggaatacagtcACATGGTTTAAAAATCAAACCTAGGCAGAGACACACTGTCGCTTCCCCGCCCACGCCTTCCACCCATTTCCCACCTGCTGCCTCTGACTTTTCAGTCTCCTCTGTAACCTCCTTGATCTCTGGAATGAGTACGCTAGTGGTAGCATGTTGCATTActtctgttgcttgttttttttttactaaccATATATACTGGAGTATTTTATCAGAGTGTCGCTCTTTGTGTTTATAAAGCAGCTTAGTCTTCAGTGTGTGGATGTGTCTTTTATGTATCTTTCTTTAGTGAGTCTCTTATTGGTGGACACTTGGGCTTATTGCCACAGTGTTGCTATACAAATAGTGCTgagggtcgggtgtggtggctcatgcctgtaatcccagcactttgggaggccaaggtgggtggatcacctgaggttgggagtttgagatcagccgggccaacttggagaaaccccgtctctactaaaaaatacaaaagttagcgggtcatggtggcacatgcctgtaatcccagctactcaggagggtgaggcaggagaatcgcttgaacctgggaggcagaggttgcagtgagccgagatcgtgccactgcactccaggctgggcaacaagagtgaaactcaaacaacaacaacaacaacaataacaaaaaacacaaatagtTCTGCAAGGCCTGACCTGGAACATGTGTCCTCcatgtgtgcacgcatgtgtgcctgtgcacaTGCACAGGTGGGGATGCATCTAGTGTGGGCTGGTTGTCACCAGATTGCTCCTGTACGTCTTGATTTCTCTCACCACCAATAGGGCTGCTGGCCTCCCAGCCTTGTGTGTGGGCTTTTGGGATTTTGCCTGCTAAGGCAGAAAGTGGTGACTTCGATATAGTTTGAgcgttttaaaatatattagtatttaAGGGCCATTTATACTACTTTTTAGTGGGCTCtgttgaaatgcaatggaaatggaaaaatagcCTGTTCAGTTGCTTCATCATATCTGTTAAATGAGGTAATACGGCGTGGtatgagatggggtttcactgtgttagccaggatggtctcgatctcctgacttcgtgatctgcccgcctcggcctcccaaagtgctgggattacaggtgtgagccaccgcacctgcctgattggattattttaaagcataactctgtctttaaaatattttaaggcatTTTACCTCTTAATgataaggatttaaaaaaaaaaccctacaataTCATTATCCTGTTTTATAAGATTAACAGTGATTCCTTAATCTAACATGCAGTCCATGTTACATTTTCCTGGACTATCTCAAAAATGCCTTTTTTAGGTGGTAATTTTGAATTACGACCTGAGCACGTTCTCTGTGTTGGCATTGCTTGACATATGCTTCTAGTCTCTTTCTCCAAACAGCATGGCTCCAGGCcctcctctccctgtctctgaTCATAccgttttctttttcaaagaagcAGGTTGGTTATTTTGGAGAACttcacattttctgaatttgGTTGATTGCTTTCTCTTATTCTAGACCAACATGTTCTTCTGTTAGTTCCATTAATCTGCTGGTTAGATCTAGAGGTTTGGTTGGATTTGAATTCAGGCTCATTAGGGTGGTGTTATGTCTGGAGTCATGCTGCGTGCTTTCTGTTGGCTCAGGAGGCCTGTAGTGCTTGGTGGCTCCCGCTTTAGTTCTGTGAAGCTAGACCAGGGAATTCATGTGTTGCGTGTCCCCTATAAAATCCCCACCAACCTTGCCCTCTGCTGTCTGGTTAGCAGGAGGTACAATCTGTACAGGAAGGACATAGTCTAAGCTTGACTTCTTGAACTGCCACCTCCCTTTAACTATTTTTCGTAATATTGAGTTGGTATCCTAGCACTTGCATAGGTGACCACcactcaggttttctttttttgagtatttttatgaaCTAATAGACTTTTATTGAtttggtgtttcttttcttttttagctttttcCCTCTAATATACACATTTAAAGGCATAAATGCCTTCAAGCATGCATTTAGTTGTATGTCACCAATTTTGATCTGCAGTATTTTGATTATTAATTgaacacattttctaattttcatagtcattttttcttagaattttgggTTACTTATgagtgtattttataattttcaaatatgtggatgaatatttttattttctgtatatacagtcatttttattttattttgaatgaatttttgaaaaCCTATTTCTAATTTAACTGCATTGTAGTCAGCACACATGCTCTgtaactttatttctttgaaatctgTTGAGATTTGCTCTGTGGCCTGGCATGGCCCGATTTGATACTCATGctgcctagatttttttttaaagcattctatATTTAATAGAATTTGTATGTGTGGTATTAGTTTCAGAGCTAGATATGTATTTCTCCCATTGTGattgtggatttttttatttctgctgtaGTTCTTTCACacagttcttttcattttaccTATTGATTGATCGATGGACTGATTCTGGTTTCTGTATATACAGAGTCATTTTTTACAGGTCAGAACTGTAGAAATAATGAGGGAGTGACACTTATACGCAAAGCTGATTTGGAGAACCATAATAAAGATGGAGGCTTCTGGACTGTGATTGACGGGAAAGTGTATGATATAAAGGACTTCCAGACACAGTCGTTAACAGGAAATAGTATTCTTGGTAAGATTACACTTCTTATTTCCTGGTTAAAAGTTACAGCCTGTATCATTCTAAGCAGAGTATTTGGCTTATAAAtgatttctttagttttgtgCCAGCCCCTGCATACTTTAATGTATCGGTGGCTTTGGTGTCTGTCTTATCAACAAATTGAGCACATTTGAAGAATTTCCTTTCattatgcatttttgttttaatacttgGAACTCATTTCAAGTTCTGAGTCGGCCCAGGCAACCCTGGGAGACAGTGGGAGGTCATTATACTCTGGTAACCCTCACTTTTGAGTTAAGCACCTAACTTATTTCCTACTCACTATTTCTCCTATAGCTCTCCAGGCAAGCTGAATTGAACTCATGttgctttttccctttttgtttcaGCTCAGTTTGCAGGGGAAGACCCAGTGGTAGCTTTGGAAGCTGCTTTGCAGTTTGAAGACACCCGGGAATCCATGCACGTGTTTTGTGTTGGCCAATATTTGGAGGTGAGGCTGTATGCCTTGAGTGATGCAGAGGATAGCAGGGGATACCCTCTGTGTGTTTGTGATAGGAATATTTGGATCTAGAAGTACTGATATCTGAGTCTTTTGGGGGGCATTAGAGATAAATATAAAGATCCTTTAGAAGTTTTGTCATAAATGAATTTACATTTATTCTTGTTGAGATCTGTGATGTACTGGTCTTGaaagattgttttttaaatgatcaatTGTGAGAAATATAGACAGTGTTCCAcaagaaaagaggttaaacttTGGTCTTATGTAGAAATTTGGAATGGCTTATTATCTTGAGGTACGTATTTTTTGGGAAGAACTATGTACAAGTGTAATTCTTTACAATAGAAATTTGTCCTTACTATGTATTCACGAACACATAGAATTTATATATTGGGATTAGCTTTCTAGGTATCCAcaagtaataaaatgtattaaatgccaTTAGGGCAGGGCTTAAAGCATTTTATGAAGGGGAGAATTAACTTTGCTGTAAATATCTTCTGTGACTGGAAAAGTTGAACTCTtgcttttttcagatttttgttaGAATAAATTTCATTTCCTCTACATGTGTGGTCACAGTCCGCTAATACTTGTCATCGAATACTTGTCATAGTTTTGTTGCCCAGTGTGTTCTTTGTGCATGTAACAATTCATTATACTTTCTGAAGCGTGgtgtacagtcactttggaaactgATTCCTAAGGAATATTGTAGCCAAATCACGTATCTGTGCTTTAGTTTTTCTGCAGTAGGGCTGTGCGGTTGCTGCCTGCTTTATTGGGCATGTGGGTTTATGTGGTATCTGCTGTTACTTGGGCACA
This window encodes:
- the LOC134737554 gene encoding E3 ubiquitin-protein ligase HERC2-like isoform X3, which codes for MKIILDLLQMIVSNQVEQRKKIWMTKRKKMKLLHLYIGPSQFWRAGYGVSNQGCSWNTRHERARSIPLQDQHLALAILLELAVQRGTLSQMLSAILLLLQLWDSGAQETDNERSAQGTSAPLLPLLQRFQSIICRKDMPHSNGDMYLLSGPLSPSESFLRYLTLPQDNELAIDLQQMAVFVTALLDRLAIPCRCLCRIALQHLIRCVCKNPVLHVFCS
- the LOC134737554 gene encoding E3 ubiquitin-protein ligase HERC2-like isoform X2 is translated as MGCVVCGMKWLKMEKLYTLEPNQPRMESSLLEKMIVSNQVEQRKKIWMTKRKKMKLLHLYIGPSQFWRAGYGVSNQGCSWNTRHERARSIPLQDQHLALAILLELAVQRGTLSQMLSAILLLLQLWDSGAQETDNERSAQGTSAPLLPLLQRFQSIICRKDMPHSNGDMYLLSGPLSPSESFLRYLTLPQDNELAIDLQQMAVFVTALLDRLAIPCRCLCRIALQHLIRCVCKNPVLHVFCS
- the LOC134737554 gene encoding uncharacterized protein LOC134737554 isoform X4; this translates as MVENRHTAVRSEKKRLRKPSKWLLEYTEEYDPIFTPKKKQKKVQEQVHKMIVSNQVEQRKKIWMTKRKKMKLLHLYIGPSQFWRAGYGVSNQGCSWNTRHERARSIPLQDQHLALAILLELAVQRGTLSQMLSAILLLLQLWDSGAQETDNERSAQGTSAPLLPLLQRFQSIICRKDMPHSNGDIFCLAL
- the LOC134737554 gene encoding uncharacterized protein LOC134737554 isoform X1, whose amino-acid sequence is MVENRHTAVRSEKKRLRKPSKWLLEYTEEYDPIFTPKKKQKKVQEQVHKMIVSNQVEQRKKIWMTKRKKMKLLHLYIGPSQFWRAGYGVSNQGCSWNTRHERARSIPLQDQHLALAILLELAVQRGTLSQMLSAILLLLQLWDSGAQETDNERSAQGTSAPLLPLLQRFQSIICRKDMPHSNGDMYLLSGPLSPSESFLRYLTLPQDNELAIDLQQMAVFVTALLDRLAIPCRCLCRIALQHLIRCVCKNPVLHVFCS